One stretch of Kogia breviceps isolate mKogBre1 chromosome 18, mKogBre1 haplotype 1, whole genome shotgun sequence DNA includes these proteins:
- the ERF gene encoding LOW QUALITY PROTEIN: ETS domain-containing transcription factor ERF (The sequence of the model RefSeq protein was modified relative to this genomic sequence to represent the inferred CDS: deleted 2 bases in 1 codon) yields the protein MKTPADTGFAFPDWAYKPESSPGSRQIQLWHFILELLRKEEYQGVIAWQGDYGEFVIKDPDEVARLWGVRKCKPQMNYDKLSRALRYYYNKRILHKTKGKRFTYKFNFNKLVLVNYPFIDVGLAGGAVPQSAPPVPTGGSHFRFPPSTPSEVLSPTEDPRSPPACSSSSSSLFSAVVARRLGRGSVSDCSDGTSELEEPLGDDPRARPPGPPELGAFRGPPLARLPHDPGVFRVYPRPRGGPEPLSPFPVSPLAGPGSLLPPQLSPALPMTPTHLAYTPSPTLSPMYPSGGGGPSGSGGGSHFSFSPEDMKRYLQAHTQSVYNYHLSPRAFLHYPGLVVPQPQRADKCPLPPMAPETPPVPSSASSSSSSSSSPFKFKLQPPPLGRRQRAAGEKALAGADKGSGGALGGGGGAGGLAEGAGALAPPAPPAPPPPPPQIKVEPISEGESEEVEVTDISDEDEEDGEVFKTPRAPPAPPKPDPGEAPGAAQCMPLKLRFKRRWSEDCRLEGGGGPTGGLEDEGEDKKVRGEGPGEAGGPLTPRRVSSDLQHATAQLSLEHRDS from the exons ATGAAGACCCCGGCGGACacag GGTTTGCCTTCCCGGATTGGGCCTACAAGCCGGAGTCGTCCCCCGGCTCGAGGCAGATCCAGCTGTGGCACTTTATCCTGGAGCTGCTGCGGAAGGAGGAGTACCAGGGTGTCATCGCCTGGCAGGGGGACTACGGGGAATTCGTCATCAAGGACCCCGACGAGGTGGCTCGGCTCTGGGGTGTCCGCAAGTGCAAGCCCCAGATGAATTATGACAAGCTGAGCCGGGCCCTGCG CTATTATTACAACAAACGTATTCTGCATAAGACTAAGGGGAAACGGTTCACCTACAAGTTCAACTTCAACAAACTGGTGCTGGTTAATTACCCTTTCATCGATGTGGGGTTGGCTG ggGGTGCGGTGCCCCAGAGCGCCCCGCCAGTGCCGACCGGCGGCAGCCACTTCCGCTTCCCTCCCTCAACGCCCTCCGAGGTGCTGTCTCCCACCGAGGACCCCCGCTCACCACCGGCCTGCTCTTCGTCCTCATCCTCCCTCTTCTCGGCTGTGGTGGCCCGGCGCCTGGGCCGAGGCTCTGTCAGTGACTGTAGCGATGGCACGTCAGAGCTGGAAGAGCCGCTGGGAGATGACCCCCGGGCCCGACCGCCTGGCCCCCCGGAGCTGGGTGCCTTCCGTGGGCCCCCGCTGGCCCGCCTGCCCCATGACCCTGGTGTCTTCCGTGTCTACCCCCGGCCCCGGGGTGGCCCTGAGCCCCTCAGCCCTTTCCCTGTGTCGCCTCTAGCCGGGCCTGGCTCCCTGCTGCCCCCTCAGCTCTCACCGGCTCTGCCCATGACACCCACGCACCTGGCCTACACTCCCTCACCCACGCTGAGCCCTATGTACCCCAGTGGTGGCGGGGGCCCCAGCGGCTCAGGGGGAGGCTCCCACTTCTCCTTCAGCCCCGAGGACATGAAACGGTACCTGCAGGCCCACACCCAAAGCGTCTACAACTACCACCTCAGCCCCCGCGCCTTCCTGCACTACCCTGGGCTGGTGGTGCCGCAGCCTCAGCGCGCTGACAAGTGCCCGCTGCCGCCCATGGCACCCGAGACCCCACCAGTCCCCTCCTCAGCCtcgtcctcctcttcttcctcctcctctccattcAAGTTTAAGCTCCAGCCGCCCCCACTGGGACGCCGGCAGCGGGCGGCTGGGGAGAAGGCTCTGGCGGGCGCTGACAAGGGCAGTGGCGGTGCCCTCGGTGGTGGTGGCGGCGCAGGCGGGCTGGCCGAGGGGGCCGGGGCGctggccccccccgccccccccgcc cccccgccccccccgccccagatCAAGGTGGAGCCTATCTCAGAAGGCGAGTCAGAGGAGGTGGAGGTGACTGACATCAGCGACGAGGATGAGGAAGACGGGGAAGTGTTCAAGACGCCTCGTGCCCCCCCTGCACCCCCGAAGCCCGACCCCGGCGAGGCACCTGGGGCAGCCCAATGCATGCCCCTCAAGTTGCGCTTTAAACGGCGCTGGAGTGAAGACTGTCgcctggaggggggtgggggcccCACTGGGGGCCTCGAGGATGAGGGAGAGGACAAGAAGGTGcgtggggaggggcctggggaggctggggggccCCTCACCCCAAGGCGGGTGAGTTCTGACCTCCAGCACGCTACAGCCCAGCTCTCTCTGGAGCATCGAGATTCCTGA